One genomic segment of Bradyrhizobium prioriisuperbiae includes these proteins:
- a CDS encoding FAD-binding oxidoreductase, whose protein sequence is MSETADVIVVGAGGLGAATAYYLTARHSLNVMLLDRHGIGSQTSPRAAGMVSCLRKGELMITLIKDACSRIENFTAETGQPLDWVHSGSLKIARRPQDVAVLETDLARGRHMALDVEQVSPTEACDLNPFLKPDGIVGALRIGDDRYFDPAQIAVGFAAAAAERGARLRPDTAVSCVAVAGGRVTGVITADGAITAPVVVDAAGAWTRQVAEESGLRVPLVPTRQQLIVTEPIEGAAATLPMVRIMDAAVYVRPCRGGFLWGVYEEEPRFFDMTALPVNFDIADMPLDMAVLQAAAVAVADQLPVLSTAAIDEFRGGIPTMTADGHHILGPSPDITGFYFASGCNVAGLSIAPTLGALLADWIVDGKPALDLSTMAVTRFAGTEWTEQQLRREAAWQYRHFYGAV, encoded by the coding sequence ATGTCCGAGACTGCAGACGTCATCGTTGTCGGCGCTGGCGGATTGGGCGCAGCCACCGCATATTATCTGACGGCGCGCCATAGCCTGAACGTGATGTTGCTCGACCGGCACGGCATCGGCTCGCAGACCTCGCCGCGCGCCGCCGGCATGGTCAGTTGCCTGCGCAAGGGCGAACTGATGATCACCCTGATCAAGGATGCCTGCAGCCGGATCGAGAATTTCACCGCGGAGACCGGACAGCCGCTCGACTGGGTGCATTCCGGCAGCCTGAAAATCGCGCGCCGCCCGCAGGACGTGGCCGTGCTGGAGACAGATCTGGCGCGCGGCCGGCACATGGCGCTGGATGTCGAGCAGGTCTCCCCAACTGAGGCTTGCGATCTCAACCCCTTCCTGAAGCCTGATGGCATCGTCGGCGCGCTGCGGATCGGCGACGACCGTTATTTCGATCCGGCGCAGATTGCGGTCGGCTTCGCGGCGGCGGCGGCGGAACGTGGCGCGCGGCTGCGCCCCGACACCGCCGTCAGCTGCGTCGCCGTCGCGGGCGGACGTGTCACCGGCGTCATCACCGCAGATGGTGCCATCACTGCTCCGGTGGTGGTCGATGCTGCCGGTGCCTGGACACGGCAGGTGGCGGAAGAAAGCGGCCTGCGTGTGCCGCTGGTGCCGACACGCCAGCAGTTGATCGTGACCGAGCCCATCGAGGGTGCCGCCGCCACGCTGCCGATGGTGCGCATCATGGATGCCGCAGTCTATGTGCGGCCCTGCCGCGGCGGCTTCCTGTGGGGCGTCTATGAGGAGGAGCCGCGCTTTTTCGACATGACCGCGCTGCCGGTCAACTTCGACATCGCCGATATGCCGCTGGATATGGCCGTCCTGCAGGCGGCAGCGGTTGCGGTCGCCGACCAGTTACCGGTCCTGAGCACGGCTGCGATCGACGAATTCCGCGGCGGCATCCCGACCATGACGGCCGACGGCCATCACATTCTCGGGCCTTCACCCGACATCACGGGCTTTTATTTCGCAAGCGGTTGCAACGTCGCCGGCCTGTCGATTGCACCAACTCTCGGCGCGTTGCTGGCGGACTGGATTGTCGACGGCAAGCCTGCGCTCGATCTGTCGACGATGGCCGTGACACGCTTTGCCGGCACCGAATGGACCGAGCAGCAGCTCCGACGCGAGGCGGCATGGCAGTATCGCCACTTCTATGGCGCGGTCTGA
- a CDS encoding SLC13 family permease translates to MTMTVPAPRTGQAISWRFLLLAFLAALLLLAGQSINLTPQVALAASIGLLCMGCWATGAIPEILTTLMFFALAMLTAVAPAPVVFSGFASSAFWLVLSGMIVGLAISKTGLGVRIAQPLAQALSKSYASVIAGVVALSYGLSFLMPSNMGRISLLIPIMLALADHVGLGPGRPGRTGVVLAVGFATFMLSTSILPANVPNLVMAGAAETIYGLHFSYLPYLLLHAPVLGLLKGVVLVLLILWLFPDRLSPVRELETVAQPAPITAKEIRLVGILAITLVLWMTDAIHHIQPAWIGLASAVVCLMPRIGVIEPESFANINFRTVFYVAGLLGLVATVDHTGLGQLLGRFLLNVVPLGPDAPFANFAALVGLASSLSLVGTANGEPALFTPMARHISAITGFNLSTVVMTQVIGFSTVIFPYQAPPIIVAIELGGVSIAAATRLALILALVSLVLLVPLNYLWWRLLGAL, encoded by the coding sequence ATGACCATGACCGTGCCCGCTCCCCGTACCGGCCAGGCCATCTCCTGGCGTTTCCTGCTGCTGGCATTCCTTGCCGCGCTGCTGTTGCTCGCCGGTCAAAGCATCAACCTGACGCCGCAGGTGGCGCTGGCCGCCAGCATCGGCCTGCTCTGCATGGGCTGCTGGGCCACTGGCGCCATTCCCGAGATCCTCACCACGCTGATGTTCTTTGCGCTGGCGATGCTGACGGCGGTTGCGCCCGCACCTGTGGTGTTCTCGGGCTTCGCCTCGTCGGCGTTCTGGCTGGTGCTGAGCGGCATGATCGTCGGTCTCGCCATCAGCAAGACCGGGCTTGGCGTGCGCATCGCCCAGCCGCTGGCGCAGGCGCTGTCGAAGTCCTATGCGTCGGTGATCGCGGGTGTGGTGGCGCTGAGCTATGGGTTGTCCTTCCTGATGCCCTCGAACATGGGCCGCATCTCACTTCTGATTCCGATCATGCTGGCGCTGGCCGATCATGTCGGGCTCGGGCCTGGCCGTCCCGGCCGCACCGGCGTGGTGCTGGCGGTGGGCTTTGCCACCTTCATGCTGTCCACCTCGATCCTGCCCGCCAATGTGCCGAACCTGGTGATGGCAGGCGCCGCGGAAACGATCTACGGGCTGCATTTTTCCTACCTGCCTTATCTGCTGCTGCATGCGCCGGTGCTCGGCTTGCTGAAAGGCGTTGTGCTGGTGTTGCTGATCCTCTGGCTGTTTCCGGACCGGCTGTCGCCGGTGCGGGAGCTCGAGACGGTGGCACAGCCGGCACCGATCACCGCAAAGGAGATCAGGCTGGTCGGCATCCTCGCGATCACGCTCGTGTTGTGGATGACTGACGCGATCCATCACATTCAGCCGGCGTGGATCGGACTTGCCTCCGCGGTGGTGTGCCTGATGCCGCGGATCGGTGTCATCGAGCCTGAGAGCTTCGCCAATATCAACTTCCGCACCGTGTTCTACGTGGCCGGGCTGCTCGGACTGGTGGCGACCGTCGATCATACCGGCCTTGGCCAGTTGCTCGGCCGGTTCCTGCTCAATGTGGTGCCGCTCGGCCCCGACGCTCCGTTCGCCAATTTCGCGGCGCTGGTCGGTCTTGCGTCGTCGTTGTCGCTGGTGGGCACCGCGAACGGCGAGCCGGCGCTGTTCACGCCGATGGCGCGGCACATCAGCGCCATCACCGGCTTTAATCTCTCCACCGTGGTGATGACGCAGGTCATCGGATTTTCCACCGTGATCTTTCCCTATCAGGCCCCGCCGATCATCGTGGCGATCGAACTTGGCGGCGTCAGCATCGCGGCGGCGACACGCCTGGCGCTGATCCTCGCGCTGGTGTCGCTGGTGTTGCTGGTGCCTCTCAATTATCTGTGGTGGCGGCTGCTCGGGGCCCTGTAG
- a CDS encoding aromatic ring-hydroxylating dioxygenase subunit alpha: MTIPPTWDCGRTDYRALIDDWHVVAPSETVAEGAIVPARLMGEDIILWRDHGRIHAWKDYCRHRGARLSLGWVKDGCVVCPYHGWEYGADGACRRYPAHPAMKPSPRATAFVHHAEERYGYIWVCMGEPSAGIPPFPMWDDPSFRKVQAGPYRYEANALRAVENFLDAAHFPFVHANLNGNPDNPDELDDYEVVLTDGGLTTSEISVFQPFGDHRGIPVTARYQYWCFCPTTAYFNKKTGETERFCTFMAVTPIDLETCIVHLTVAINFGWDLTVAQIHARQDKVFGQDRQIVESQRPKWLPLHPKDEMHLRSDRLGVEYRRWIRARAGEGPFPLRRDAGPPAQQPLPVASDETPAL; encoded by the coding sequence ATGACCATACCTCCGACCTGGGATTGCGGGCGCACCGACTATCGCGCCCTGATCGATGACTGGCATGTGGTGGCACCGAGCGAAACGGTGGCCGAAGGCGCCATCGTCCCGGCCCGCTTGATGGGCGAGGACATCATCCTGTGGCGCGACCACGGCCGTATTCATGCGTGGAAGGACTATTGCCGCCACCGCGGCGCGCGGTTGTCGCTCGGCTGGGTCAAGGACGGCTGCGTGGTGTGTCCGTATCACGGCTGGGAATACGGTGCGGACGGCGCGTGCCGGCGCTATCCGGCGCATCCGGCGATGAAGCCGTCGCCGCGCGCCACCGCATTCGTCCACCATGCGGAAGAGCGTTACGGCTACATCTGGGTCTGCATGGGTGAGCCGTCGGCGGGCATTCCGCCGTTTCCCATGTGGGACGATCCGTCCTTCCGCAAGGTGCAGGCTGGACCTTATCGTTATGAGGCGAACGCGCTGCGCGCGGTCGAGAATTTCCTCGATGCGGCTCACTTTCCATTCGTGCATGCCAATCTCAATGGCAATCCGGACAATCCGGACGAACTGGACGACTATGAGGTGGTCCTGACCGACGGCGGCCTCACCACCAGCGAGATCTCGGTGTTCCAGCCGTTCGGCGATCACCGCGGCATTCCGGTGACGGCGCGTTATCAATACTGGTGCTTCTGCCCGACCACGGCCTACTTCAACAAGAAGACCGGCGAGACCGAGCGGTTTTGCACCTTTATGGCGGTGACGCCGATCGATCTCGAAACCTGCATCGTGCACCTGACGGTGGCGATCAATTTCGGCTGGGATCTCACGGTGGCGCAGATCCACGCGCGCCAGGACAAGGTGTTCGGACAAGACCGCCAGATCGTCGAGTCGCAACGGCCGAAGTGGCTGCCGCTGCATCCCAAGGATGAGATGCACCTGCGCAGCGACCGGCTCGGCGTCGAGTACCGCCGATGGATTCGGGCACGGGCCGGCGAGGGGCCGTTTCCGCTACGGCGCGATGCCGGACCGCCGGCACAGCAGCCTCTGCCGGTCGCGAGCGATGAAACGCCGGCGCTGTAG